The Bombus fervidus isolate BK054 chromosome 8, iyBomFerv1, whole genome shotgun sequence genome window below encodes:
- the LOC139990393 gene encoding uncharacterized protein isoform X5, which translates to MWPMRHETMTRDECRKCLRCLELEAYGNMVSVLRAQGPFTSEKQKLLQELAKVLHISNERHRAEVRRAVNDEKLATIAEQLSGPNTGTDWTIEGRRAIPLLPRLKARSAFTTLANSLSLATVAANKRNLHVHEIAEDAKDIRNESPVKVKVQENLFSNHEFASSEDNLSDENVLTEVTESDRNKEVNNHSNTSDSSEKYITSEKRKPSSPLSPAPPNKVLVVSSSSIGTFNHGTADKGSLENTIHLSRIPTNSLQHQNVTIIPLNINCGENVTESMESVVQESASNHSVIPPGNFVNTVIPVGTSITKAKGRVITTQNKLNTKIGSAILVSGNVSCTTGNKFQPDVQDVSTQDSLSPKVSVSHTLQKPSSSENSNSVISSTKCIVPVIHSNIKPPIPKAITSSNSHRLMAVCPVTTVSNGPGPPQAKQITTLTCKKLSSTLNNQTTAKMGVTLNSNKTVNISHHPDTKLGSKTNVIVIQKGQTKGVTLSQAGKEVLGKVIVGGKSLCVTSQHNAPINVVQRHVTLNNGDQGLTMLSTTNSSHTESITSNIKSGNTIMFNLRQDVLEKNKALSHLLESSHVLTSESKTVIQNTNALLSKEPSNSDLHVQDKELVVKTDAVITTVKDEKHRKVKIYMQMQIFI; encoded by the exons ATGTGGCCGATGAGACACGAAACCATGACCCGCGATGAGTGCAGAAAATGTTTACGATGTTTGG AGTTAGAAGCTTATGGAAATATGGTGTCTGTCTTACGTGCTCAAGGTCCTTTCACTAGTGAAAAACAGAAATTGCTACAAGAACTTGCTaaagttttacatatttctaatGAACGACATCGTGCTGAAGTACGAAGAGCTgttaatgatgaaaaattagcAACAATAGCTGAGCA GTTAAGTGGTCCAAATACTGGTACTGATTGGACTATTGAAGGCCGACGTGCTATTCCACTTTTACCAAGATTAAAGGCTCGATCTGCATTCACAACTTTAGCAAATAGCTTGTCCCTTGCAACAGTAGCAGCAAACAAAAGGAATCTTCATGTTCATGAGATAGCAGAGGATGCAAAAG ATATTAGAAATGAATCTCCTGTGAAGGTAAAAGTACAAGAAAACTTGTTTAGCAATCATGAGTTTGCATCTAGTGAAGATAATTTAAGCGATGAAAATGTTCTAACTGAg GTCACTGAATCAGATAGGAATAAAGAAGTTAATAATCACAGCAATACCTCTGATAgcagtgaaaaatatattacatctgAGAAACGTAAACCCTCTTCTCCTCTCTCACCAGCACCTCCAAACAAg GTTCTGGTAGTATCTTCAAGTTCAATAGGAACTTTTAATCATGGTACTGCTGATAAAGGATCGCTAGAAAATACTATTCATTTGTCACGAATACCTACAAATTCGTTACAGCATCAAAATGTCACTATAAtaccattaaatattaattgtggAGAAAATGTTACAG AATCTATGGAATCAGTAGTACAAGAAAGTGCCAGTAACCATTCAGTAATTCCACCTGGTAATTTTGTGAATACAGTAATCCCAGTAGGTACAAGTATTACAAAAGCTAAAGGAAGAGTAATTACAACGCAAAATAAGCTTAATACAAAAATCGGATCTGCAATTCTGGTGTCCGGTAATGTGTCATGTACAAcaggaaataaatttcagcCTGATGTTCAAGATGTATCTACACAAGATAGCTTAA GTCCAAAAGTATCTGTATCTCACACTTTACAAAAACCATCAAGTTCAGAAAATTCGAATTCAGTTATAAGCAGCACAAAGTGCATTGTGCCAGTAATACATTCTAACATAAAACCTCCAATACCTAAAGCTATTACCTCCA GTAATTCACATCGACTGATGGCTGTTTGTCCTGTTACAACAGTATCTAATGGACCAGGGCCACCTCAGGCTAAGCAAATAACAACATTAACttgtaaaaaattatcttcAACGCTCAACAATCAAACCACTGCCAAGATG GGTGTTACActaaattctaataaaactgtaaataTATCTCACCACCCTGATACAAAATTAGGATCTAAAACAAACGTGATTGTTATACAAAAAGGTCAAACCAAAGGTGTTACTCTCTCTCAAGCAGGCAAG gaAGTATTAGGGAAAGTAATAGTGGGTGGAAAAAGTTTGTGTGTCACGAGTCAACACAATGCTCCTATTAATGTGGTTCAGCGCCATGTTACATTGAATAATGGAGATCAAGGTCTAACTATGCTATCCACAACAAACTCATCTCATACAGAATCTATAACATCTAATATAAAg tCTGGTAATACTATTATGTTCAATCTTCGGCAGGATGttttggaaaaaaataaagcACTCTCTCATCTTCTTGAATCATCTCATGTTCTTACCTCTGAATCTAAGACTGTGATACAAAATACTAATGCTCTTCTTTCAAAGGAACCAAGTAACAGTGATTTACATGTACAGGATAAAGAGCTAGTTGTAAAAACCGATGCTGTAATTACTACTGTTAAAGATGAGAAACACAG gaaagtaaagatatatatgcaaatgcaaatttttatttaa
- the LOC139990393 gene encoding uncharacterized protein isoform X2, with protein MWPMRHETMTRDECRKCLRCLELEAYGNMVSVLRAQGPFTSEKQKLLQELAKVLHISNERHRAEVRRAVNDEKLATIAEQLSGPNTGTDWTIEGRRAIPLLPRLKARSAFTTLANSLSLATVAANKRNLHVHEIAEDAKDIRNESPVKVKVQENLFSNHEFASSEDNLSDENVLTEVTESDRNKEVNNHSNTSDSSEKYITSEKRKPSSPLSPAPPNKVLVVSSSSIGTFNHGTADKGSLENTIHLSRIPTNSLQHQNVTIIPLNINCGENVTESMESVVQESASNHSVIPPGNFVNTVIPVGTSITKAKGRVITTQNKLNTKIGSAILVSGNVSCTTGNKFQPDVQDVSTQDSLSPKVSVSHTLQKPSSSENSNSVISSTKCIVPVIHSNIKPPIPKAITSSNSHRLMAVCPVTTVSNGPGPPQAKQITTLTCKKLSSTLNNQTTAKGVTLNSNKTVNISHHPDTKLGSKTNVIVIQKGQTKGVTLSQAGKEVLGKVIVGGKSLCVTSQHNAPINVVQRHVTLNNGDQGLTMLSTTNSSHTESITSNIKSGNTIMFNLRQDVLEKNKALSHLLESSHVLTSESKTVIQNTNALLSKEPSNSDLHVQDKELVVKTDAVITTVKDEKHSQIEYASQLYIYMLNREIYNSDTCSRFVSLK; from the exons ATGTGGCCGATGAGACACGAAACCATGACCCGCGATGAGTGCAGAAAATGTTTACGATGTTTGG AGTTAGAAGCTTATGGAAATATGGTGTCTGTCTTACGTGCTCAAGGTCCTTTCACTAGTGAAAAACAGAAATTGCTACAAGAACTTGCTaaagttttacatatttctaatGAACGACATCGTGCTGAAGTACGAAGAGCTgttaatgatgaaaaattagcAACAATAGCTGAGCA GTTAAGTGGTCCAAATACTGGTACTGATTGGACTATTGAAGGCCGACGTGCTATTCCACTTTTACCAAGATTAAAGGCTCGATCTGCATTCACAACTTTAGCAAATAGCTTGTCCCTTGCAACAGTAGCAGCAAACAAAAGGAATCTTCATGTTCATGAGATAGCAGAGGATGCAAAAG ATATTAGAAATGAATCTCCTGTGAAGGTAAAAGTACAAGAAAACTTGTTTAGCAATCATGAGTTTGCATCTAGTGAAGATAATTTAAGCGATGAAAATGTTCTAACTGAg GTCACTGAATCAGATAGGAATAAAGAAGTTAATAATCACAGCAATACCTCTGATAgcagtgaaaaatatattacatctgAGAAACGTAAACCCTCTTCTCCTCTCTCACCAGCACCTCCAAACAAg GTTCTGGTAGTATCTTCAAGTTCAATAGGAACTTTTAATCATGGTACTGCTGATAAAGGATCGCTAGAAAATACTATTCATTTGTCACGAATACCTACAAATTCGTTACAGCATCAAAATGTCACTATAAtaccattaaatattaattgtggAGAAAATGTTACAG AATCTATGGAATCAGTAGTACAAGAAAGTGCCAGTAACCATTCAGTAATTCCACCTGGTAATTTTGTGAATACAGTAATCCCAGTAGGTACAAGTATTACAAAAGCTAAAGGAAGAGTAATTACAACGCAAAATAAGCTTAATACAAAAATCGGATCTGCAATTCTGGTGTCCGGTAATGTGTCATGTACAAcaggaaataaatttcagcCTGATGTTCAAGATGTATCTACACAAGATAGCTTAA GTCCAAAAGTATCTGTATCTCACACTTTACAAAAACCATCAAGTTCAGAAAATTCGAATTCAGTTATAAGCAGCACAAAGTGCATTGTGCCAGTAATACATTCTAACATAAAACCTCCAATACCTAAAGCTATTACCTCCA GTAATTCACATCGACTGATGGCTGTTTGTCCTGTTACAACAGTATCTAATGGACCAGGGCCACCTCAGGCTAAGCAAATAACAACATTAACttgtaaaaaattatcttcAACGCTCAACAATCAAACCACTGCCA AGGGTGTTACActaaattctaataaaactgtaaataTATCTCACCACCCTGATACAAAATTAGGATCTAAAACAAACGTGATTGTTATACAAAAAGGTCAAACCAAAGGTGTTACTCTCTCTCAAGCAGGCAAG gaAGTATTAGGGAAAGTAATAGTGGGTGGAAAAAGTTTGTGTGTCACGAGTCAACACAATGCTCCTATTAATGTGGTTCAGCGCCATGTTACATTGAATAATGGAGATCAAGGTCTAACTATGCTATCCACAACAAACTCATCTCATACAGAATCTATAACATCTAATATAAAg tCTGGTAATACTATTATGTTCAATCTTCGGCAGGATGttttggaaaaaaataaagcACTCTCTCATCTTCTTGAATCATCTCATGTTCTTACCTCTGAATCTAAGACTGTGATACAAAATACTAATGCTCTTCTTTCAAAGGAACCAAGTAACAGTGATTTACATGTACAGGATAAAGAGCTAGTTGTAAAAACCGATGCTGTAATTACTACTGTTAAAGATGAGAAACACAG CCAAATCGAATACGCAtcgcaattatatatatatatgttaaatagagaaatttataattctgaCACTTGCTCACGCTTtgtatcattaaaataa
- the LOC139990393 gene encoding uncharacterized protein isoform X7, with product MWPMRHETMTRDECRKCLRCLELEAYGNMVSVLRAQGPFTSEKQKLLQELAKVLHISNERHRAEVRRAVNDEKLATIAEQLSGPNTGTDWTIEGRRAIPLLPRLKARSAFTTLANSLSLATVAANKRNLHVHEIAEDAKDIRNESPVKVKVQENLFSNHEFASSEDNLSDENVLTEVTESDRNKEVNNHSNTSDSSEKYITSEKRKPSSPLSPAPPNKVLVVSSSSIGTFNHGTADKGSLENTIHLSRIPTNSLQHQNVTIIPLNINCGENVTESMESVVQESASNHSVIPPGNFVNTVIPVGTSITKAKGRVITTQNKLNTKIGSAILVSGNVSCTTGNKFQPDVQDVSTQDSLSPKVSVSHTLQKPSSSENSNSVISSTKCIVPVIHSNIKPPIPKAITSSNSHRLMAVCPVTTVSNGPGPPQAKQITTLTCKKLSSTLNNQTTAKMGVTLNSNKTVNISHHPDTKLGSKTNVIVIQKGQTKGVTLSQAGKEVLGKVIVGGKSLCVTSQHNAPINVVQRHVTLNNGDQGLTMLSTTNSSHTESITSNIKEPSNSDLHVQDKELVVKTDAVITTVKDEKHSQIEYASQLYIYMLNREIYNSDTCSRFVSLK from the exons ATGTGGCCGATGAGACACGAAACCATGACCCGCGATGAGTGCAGAAAATGTTTACGATGTTTGG AGTTAGAAGCTTATGGAAATATGGTGTCTGTCTTACGTGCTCAAGGTCCTTTCACTAGTGAAAAACAGAAATTGCTACAAGAACTTGCTaaagttttacatatttctaatGAACGACATCGTGCTGAAGTACGAAGAGCTgttaatgatgaaaaattagcAACAATAGCTGAGCA GTTAAGTGGTCCAAATACTGGTACTGATTGGACTATTGAAGGCCGACGTGCTATTCCACTTTTACCAAGATTAAAGGCTCGATCTGCATTCACAACTTTAGCAAATAGCTTGTCCCTTGCAACAGTAGCAGCAAACAAAAGGAATCTTCATGTTCATGAGATAGCAGAGGATGCAAAAG ATATTAGAAATGAATCTCCTGTGAAGGTAAAAGTACAAGAAAACTTGTTTAGCAATCATGAGTTTGCATCTAGTGAAGATAATTTAAGCGATGAAAATGTTCTAACTGAg GTCACTGAATCAGATAGGAATAAAGAAGTTAATAATCACAGCAATACCTCTGATAgcagtgaaaaatatattacatctgAGAAACGTAAACCCTCTTCTCCTCTCTCACCAGCACCTCCAAACAAg GTTCTGGTAGTATCTTCAAGTTCAATAGGAACTTTTAATCATGGTACTGCTGATAAAGGATCGCTAGAAAATACTATTCATTTGTCACGAATACCTACAAATTCGTTACAGCATCAAAATGTCACTATAAtaccattaaatattaattgtggAGAAAATGTTACAG AATCTATGGAATCAGTAGTACAAGAAAGTGCCAGTAACCATTCAGTAATTCCACCTGGTAATTTTGTGAATACAGTAATCCCAGTAGGTACAAGTATTACAAAAGCTAAAGGAAGAGTAATTACAACGCAAAATAAGCTTAATACAAAAATCGGATCTGCAATTCTGGTGTCCGGTAATGTGTCATGTACAAcaggaaataaatttcagcCTGATGTTCAAGATGTATCTACACAAGATAGCTTAA GTCCAAAAGTATCTGTATCTCACACTTTACAAAAACCATCAAGTTCAGAAAATTCGAATTCAGTTATAAGCAGCACAAAGTGCATTGTGCCAGTAATACATTCTAACATAAAACCTCCAATACCTAAAGCTATTACCTCCA GTAATTCACATCGACTGATGGCTGTTTGTCCTGTTACAACAGTATCTAATGGACCAGGGCCACCTCAGGCTAAGCAAATAACAACATTAACttgtaaaaaattatcttcAACGCTCAACAATCAAACCACTGCCAAGATG GGTGTTACActaaattctaataaaactgtaaataTATCTCACCACCCTGATACAAAATTAGGATCTAAAACAAACGTGATTGTTATACAAAAAGGTCAAACCAAAGGTGTTACTCTCTCTCAAGCAGGCAAG gaAGTATTAGGGAAAGTAATAGTGGGTGGAAAAAGTTTGTGTGTCACGAGTCAACACAATGCTCCTATTAATGTGGTTCAGCGCCATGTTACATTGAATAATGGAGATCAAGGTCTAACTATGCTATCCACAACAAACTCATCTCATACAGAATCTATAACATCTAATATAAAg GAACCAAGTAACAGTGATTTACATGTACAGGATAAAGAGCTAGTTGTAAAAACCGATGCTGTAATTACTACTGTTAAAGATGAGAAACACAG CCAAATCGAATACGCAtcgcaattatatatatatatgttaaatagagaaatttataattctgaCACTTGCTCACGCTTtgtatcattaaaataa
- the LOC139990393 gene encoding uncharacterized protein isoform X1, whose translation MWPMRHETMTRDECRKCLRCLELEAYGNMVSVLRAQGPFTSEKQKLLQELAKVLHISNERHRAEVRRAVNDEKLATIAEQLSGPNTGTDWTIEGRRAIPLLPRLKARSAFTTLANSLSLATVAANKRNLHVHEIAEDAKDIRNESPVKVKVQENLFSNHEFASSEDNLSDENVLTEVTESDRNKEVNNHSNTSDSSEKYITSEKRKPSSPLSPAPPNKVLVVSSSSIGTFNHGTADKGSLENTIHLSRIPTNSLQHQNVTIIPLNINCGENVTESMESVVQESASNHSVIPPGNFVNTVIPVGTSITKAKGRVITTQNKLNTKIGSAILVSGNVSCTTGNKFQPDVQDVSTQDSLSPKVSVSHTLQKPSSSENSNSVISSTKCIVPVIHSNIKPPIPKAITSSNSHRLMAVCPVTTVSNGPGPPQAKQITTLTCKKLSSTLNNQTTAKMGVTLNSNKTVNISHHPDTKLGSKTNVIVIQKGQTKGVTLSQAGKEVLGKVIVGGKSLCVTSQHNAPINVVQRHVTLNNGDQGLTMLSTTNSSHTESITSNIKSGNTIMFNLRQDVLEKNKALSHLLESSHVLTSESKTVIQNTNALLSKEPSNSDLHVQDKELVVKTDAVITTVKDEKHSQIEYASQLYIYMLNREIYNSDTCSRFVSLK comes from the exons ATGTGGCCGATGAGACACGAAACCATGACCCGCGATGAGTGCAGAAAATGTTTACGATGTTTGG AGTTAGAAGCTTATGGAAATATGGTGTCTGTCTTACGTGCTCAAGGTCCTTTCACTAGTGAAAAACAGAAATTGCTACAAGAACTTGCTaaagttttacatatttctaatGAACGACATCGTGCTGAAGTACGAAGAGCTgttaatgatgaaaaattagcAACAATAGCTGAGCA GTTAAGTGGTCCAAATACTGGTACTGATTGGACTATTGAAGGCCGACGTGCTATTCCACTTTTACCAAGATTAAAGGCTCGATCTGCATTCACAACTTTAGCAAATAGCTTGTCCCTTGCAACAGTAGCAGCAAACAAAAGGAATCTTCATGTTCATGAGATAGCAGAGGATGCAAAAG ATATTAGAAATGAATCTCCTGTGAAGGTAAAAGTACAAGAAAACTTGTTTAGCAATCATGAGTTTGCATCTAGTGAAGATAATTTAAGCGATGAAAATGTTCTAACTGAg GTCACTGAATCAGATAGGAATAAAGAAGTTAATAATCACAGCAATACCTCTGATAgcagtgaaaaatatattacatctgAGAAACGTAAACCCTCTTCTCCTCTCTCACCAGCACCTCCAAACAAg GTTCTGGTAGTATCTTCAAGTTCAATAGGAACTTTTAATCATGGTACTGCTGATAAAGGATCGCTAGAAAATACTATTCATTTGTCACGAATACCTACAAATTCGTTACAGCATCAAAATGTCACTATAAtaccattaaatattaattgtggAGAAAATGTTACAG AATCTATGGAATCAGTAGTACAAGAAAGTGCCAGTAACCATTCAGTAATTCCACCTGGTAATTTTGTGAATACAGTAATCCCAGTAGGTACAAGTATTACAAAAGCTAAAGGAAGAGTAATTACAACGCAAAATAAGCTTAATACAAAAATCGGATCTGCAATTCTGGTGTCCGGTAATGTGTCATGTACAAcaggaaataaatttcagcCTGATGTTCAAGATGTATCTACACAAGATAGCTTAA GTCCAAAAGTATCTGTATCTCACACTTTACAAAAACCATCAAGTTCAGAAAATTCGAATTCAGTTATAAGCAGCACAAAGTGCATTGTGCCAGTAATACATTCTAACATAAAACCTCCAATACCTAAAGCTATTACCTCCA GTAATTCACATCGACTGATGGCTGTTTGTCCTGTTACAACAGTATCTAATGGACCAGGGCCACCTCAGGCTAAGCAAATAACAACATTAACttgtaaaaaattatcttcAACGCTCAACAATCAAACCACTGCCAAGATG GGTGTTACActaaattctaataaaactgtaaataTATCTCACCACCCTGATACAAAATTAGGATCTAAAACAAACGTGATTGTTATACAAAAAGGTCAAACCAAAGGTGTTACTCTCTCTCAAGCAGGCAAG gaAGTATTAGGGAAAGTAATAGTGGGTGGAAAAAGTTTGTGTGTCACGAGTCAACACAATGCTCCTATTAATGTGGTTCAGCGCCATGTTACATTGAATAATGGAGATCAAGGTCTAACTATGCTATCCACAACAAACTCATCTCATACAGAATCTATAACATCTAATATAAAg tCTGGTAATACTATTATGTTCAATCTTCGGCAGGATGttttggaaaaaaataaagcACTCTCTCATCTTCTTGAATCATCTCATGTTCTTACCTCTGAATCTAAGACTGTGATACAAAATACTAATGCTCTTCTTTCAAAGGAACCAAGTAACAGTGATTTACATGTACAGGATAAAGAGCTAGTTGTAAAAACCGATGCTGTAATTACTACTGTTAAAGATGAGAAACACAG CCAAATCGAATACGCAtcgcaattatatatatatatgttaaatagagaaatttataattctgaCACTTGCTCACGCTTtgtatcattaaaataa
- the LOC139990393 gene encoding uncharacterized protein isoform X3: MWPMRHETMTRDECRKCLRCLELEAYGNMVSVLRAQGPFTSEKQKLLQELAKVLHISNERHRAEVRRAVNDEKLATIAEQLSGPNTGTDWTIEGRRAIPLLPRLKARSAFTTLANSLSLATVAANKRNLHVHEIAEDAKDIRNESPVKVKVQENLFSNHEFASSEDNLSDENVLTEVTESDRNKEVNNHSNTSDSSEKYITSEKRKPSSPLSPAPPNKVLVVSSSSIGTFNHGTADKGSLENTIHLSRIPTNSLQHQNVTIIPLNINCGENVTESMESVVQESASNHSVIPPGNFVNTVIPVGTSITKAKGRVITTQNKLNTKIGSAILVSGNVSCTTGNKFQPDVQDVSTQDSLSPKVSVSHTLQKPSSSENSNSVISSTKCIVPVIHSNIKPPIPKAITSSNSHRLMAVCPVTTVSNGPGPPQAKQITTLTCKKLSSTLNNQTTAKMGVTLNSNKTVNISHHPDTKLGSKTNVIVIQKGQTKGVTLSQAGKEVLGKVIVGGKSLCVTSQHNAPINVVQRHVTLNNGDQGLTMLSTTNSSHTESITSNIKDVLEKNKALSHLLESSHVLTSESKTVIQNTNALLSKEPSNSDLHVQDKELVVKTDAVITTVKDEKHSQIEYASQLYIYMLNREIYNSDTCSRFVSLK; encoded by the exons ATGTGGCCGATGAGACACGAAACCATGACCCGCGATGAGTGCAGAAAATGTTTACGATGTTTGG AGTTAGAAGCTTATGGAAATATGGTGTCTGTCTTACGTGCTCAAGGTCCTTTCACTAGTGAAAAACAGAAATTGCTACAAGAACTTGCTaaagttttacatatttctaatGAACGACATCGTGCTGAAGTACGAAGAGCTgttaatgatgaaaaattagcAACAATAGCTGAGCA GTTAAGTGGTCCAAATACTGGTACTGATTGGACTATTGAAGGCCGACGTGCTATTCCACTTTTACCAAGATTAAAGGCTCGATCTGCATTCACAACTTTAGCAAATAGCTTGTCCCTTGCAACAGTAGCAGCAAACAAAAGGAATCTTCATGTTCATGAGATAGCAGAGGATGCAAAAG ATATTAGAAATGAATCTCCTGTGAAGGTAAAAGTACAAGAAAACTTGTTTAGCAATCATGAGTTTGCATCTAGTGAAGATAATTTAAGCGATGAAAATGTTCTAACTGAg GTCACTGAATCAGATAGGAATAAAGAAGTTAATAATCACAGCAATACCTCTGATAgcagtgaaaaatatattacatctgAGAAACGTAAACCCTCTTCTCCTCTCTCACCAGCACCTCCAAACAAg GTTCTGGTAGTATCTTCAAGTTCAATAGGAACTTTTAATCATGGTACTGCTGATAAAGGATCGCTAGAAAATACTATTCATTTGTCACGAATACCTACAAATTCGTTACAGCATCAAAATGTCACTATAAtaccattaaatattaattgtggAGAAAATGTTACAG AATCTATGGAATCAGTAGTACAAGAAAGTGCCAGTAACCATTCAGTAATTCCACCTGGTAATTTTGTGAATACAGTAATCCCAGTAGGTACAAGTATTACAAAAGCTAAAGGAAGAGTAATTACAACGCAAAATAAGCTTAATACAAAAATCGGATCTGCAATTCTGGTGTCCGGTAATGTGTCATGTACAAcaggaaataaatttcagcCTGATGTTCAAGATGTATCTACACAAGATAGCTTAA GTCCAAAAGTATCTGTATCTCACACTTTACAAAAACCATCAAGTTCAGAAAATTCGAATTCAGTTATAAGCAGCACAAAGTGCATTGTGCCAGTAATACATTCTAACATAAAACCTCCAATACCTAAAGCTATTACCTCCA GTAATTCACATCGACTGATGGCTGTTTGTCCTGTTACAACAGTATCTAATGGACCAGGGCCACCTCAGGCTAAGCAAATAACAACATTAACttgtaaaaaattatcttcAACGCTCAACAATCAAACCACTGCCAAGATG GGTGTTACActaaattctaataaaactgtaaataTATCTCACCACCCTGATACAAAATTAGGATCTAAAACAAACGTGATTGTTATACAAAAAGGTCAAACCAAAGGTGTTACTCTCTCTCAAGCAGGCAAG gaAGTATTAGGGAAAGTAATAGTGGGTGGAAAAAGTTTGTGTGTCACGAGTCAACACAATGCTCCTATTAATGTGGTTCAGCGCCATGTTACATTGAATAATGGAGATCAAGGTCTAACTATGCTATCCACAACAAACTCATCTCATACAGAATCTATAACATCTAATATAAAg GATGttttggaaaaaaataaagcACTCTCTCATCTTCTTGAATCATCTCATGTTCTTACCTCTGAATCTAAGACTGTGATACAAAATACTAATGCTCTTCTTTCAAAGGAACCAAGTAACAGTGATTTACATGTACAGGATAAAGAGCTAGTTGTAAAAACCGATGCTGTAATTACTACTGTTAAAGATGAGAAACACAG CCAAATCGAATACGCAtcgcaattatatatatatatgttaaatagagaaatttataattctgaCACTTGCTCACGCTTtgtatcattaaaataa